A stretch of DNA from Candidatus Bathyarchaeota archaeon:
AAAGACTCCAACGAACTCCCTGCATTAACAAACTATGTTGACTTATGGGTTCAAGGACTAAAAGTCGTAATAGCAGTAGTAATTGTGATGATAATTCCAATAGTTTTAGTTGTTCCGGCAGCCTCTTTGTTTATTTTGTCTGGTTTTGGATTCCCTATTATAACTGGAGTAAGCACGTTTCTTGCAATTTCCCTTCTTCTAATTGGTGTTTTGATAGCCTTTTTCCTTACAATAATTCTAGCAATGGCAATAGTAAATATGGTAAAACATGACGAATTCGGTAAAGTATTCGCAATAGGAGATGTAATGGAAATCATCAGAAAAATTGGATGGGGAAACTACATACTTTGGATTGTTGCTATCTTCATTTGTGCAGTAATCGTCGGAGCAATCGGAAATATCCCAACAATTGGTTGGTTACTGTCTGCTGCAATCGCCCCAATCTTTGGAGTTTTCATTGCACGCTCAGCAGCCCTAACGTACATGGAAGGAACGAAAAATTCACAGGCAACCGAAACATCAGCATAGAATCAAAGCAAACTCGCTCATTACCCCTTTTTTCTTTTCTAACCACTCTGTTTAAAACTAAATTTTTTGATGAAATATTTACTTTAATTGATTTAATTTTTCAATCTTGCATTTTACTTTATGATGAATTATTAAACAACCATTTAAGTAAGTAATTTAGATTCATAATTGTTATAGTTCCTCTCTAGCTATCATCTAACCGTGGGAACGCTCAAAACTGGAGGGGTTTGAATGACAAATCATTTTTCTGAAGATATACAAAATGGAGAAACATTTAGTGACA
This window harbors:
- a CDS encoding DUF4013 domain-containing protein encodes the protein MKLDVNLTDSFNYTKLLFNDFGRLLILIILDIIPIVNLVVTGYLVKVIKQPKDSNELPALTNYVDLWVQGLKVVIAVVIVMIIPIVLVVPAASLFILSGFGFPIITGVSTFLAISLLLIGVLIAFFLTIILAMAIVNMVKHDEFGKVFAIGDVMEIIRKIGWGNYILWIVAIFICAVIVGAIGNIPTIGWLLSAAIAPIFGVFIARSAALTYMEGTKNSQATETSA